In the Candidatus Angelobacter sp. genome, TTCACAGATCTCGACGGCGCTCTGAAATGGCTGGACGAACGGAACTGATGTTTCGTGTTGCGGGCCAGTCGCGCGGTATCTGCCGGAACTGCCGGACGAAGGAACGCGGGAAACATTGAAAGATTTGCCGCGCGGGTGAGTTGGAAGACCGTCGCTGGATTCCGTCAAGCGCGTCAGTCCGGCTTTTCGCCGACACGGTGACCCGGCTGAATTACTTTCCAACCGCCTTCACCACTTTCTGCGCCGCGTCGGCCATGGAATCGCCGCTGATGAGCGCGAGGCCGGATTCGCCGAGCGTCTTTTTTCCGGCTGCGACGTTGTTGCCTTCGAGGCGGACGACCAGCGGAAGCTTCAAGCCGGTCTCGCGCACAGCGGCGACGATTCCGGTGGCAATCACGTTGCAATCCATGATGCCGCCGAAAATGTTCACCAGAATGCCCTTCACGTGCGGGTCGCTTAAAATGATTTTGAACGCGGCGGTCACCTGTTCCTTGCTGGCGCCACCACCCACGTCGAGGAAGTTTGCCGGGCTGCCGCCGAAATGCTGGATGATGTCCATGGTGGCCATCGCCAGACCGGCGCCGTTGACCAGACAGGCGATGTTGCCGTCGAGCTTGATGTAATTGAGAGAATGTTTGCTCGCCTCGATTTCAAGCGGCGCCTCCTCGCCCAGATCGCGCATCGCCTGAATGTTCGCGTGGCGATACAGCGCGTTGTCGTCGAGACCGATCTTGCCATCGAGCGCCATGATCGCTTCCTTGCCATCGGCAGTCTCGACGAGGCAGAGGGGATTGATCTCGACGAGCGAGGCGTCGCACTCCCACCAGGTCTTATACACGCCGAGCAGGAGTTTCGCGGTGGCATTGATCAAGTCTCCCTTGAGCCCGAGGGCGGCGGCGAGCTTGCGCGCCTGATACGGCATGATTCCGACGGCGGGATCAATAGATTCGCGGATGATTTTCTCCGGCGTTTTCCCGGCGA is a window encoding:
- the sucC gene encoding ADP-forming succinate--CoA ligase subunit beta, with the translated sequence MNIHEYQAKQLLAQYGVAVPPGNVASAPEEAKAVAEKLLAAGHKRVVVKSQIHAGGRGKGTFKSGLQGGVKVCSSAAEVFERAKAMLGQALVTRQTGPEGRVVGKLLVEAASNIKKEFYLAVLLDRAVSRPIVMVSTEGGMDIEEVAGKTPEKIIRESIDPAVGIMPYQARKLAAALGLKGDLINATAKLLLGVYKTWWECDASLVEINPLCLVETADGKEAIMALDGKIGLDDNALYRHANIQAMRDLGEEAPLEIEASKHSLNYIKLDGNIACLVNGAGLAMATMDIIQHFGGSPANFLDVGGGASKEQVTAAFKIILSDPHVKGILVNIFGGIMDCNVIATGIVAAVRETGLKLPLVVRLEGNNVAAGKKTLGESGLALISGDSMADAAQKVVKAVGK